Proteins encoded within one genomic window of Hermetia illucens chromosome 2, iHerIll2.2.curated.20191125, whole genome shotgun sequence:
- the LOC119648328 gene encoding probable 28S ribosomal protein S26, mitochondrial has translation MLRHVVGQSARILDTNLVCASTNLQFVRWRRKPRWLPVAKSKRFLVPERKPQDSDERLELLRLHNNYRTQLRSVTSYLMKEAEVNRKTSTADHLVLTPEQEEAEFQKCVAENEAWNAKIAQEREARLQKEAAEREAYVARKLEEARIKQEEERERIEEIVRLEKERSRSYITKENLDAAIDHALANPVDHNFAIDLQGNIYRGRDAGPSKPGEKSAEQAALTSGS, from the exons ATGTTGAGGCATGTTGTGGGCCAATCTGCCAGGATTTTAGATACTAATCTCGTGTGTGCCTCAACCAACTTGCAATTTGTGCGATGGAGGAGGAAGCCCCGTTGGTTGCCCGTCGCCAAAAGCAAAAGGTTTCTGGTGCCGGAACGCAAGCCACAGGATTCCGACGAGCGGCTTGAGCTCCTTCGGTTGCATAATAACTACAG AACACAGCTTCGTTCGGTTACTTCTTATTTGATGAAAGAAGCGGAGGTTAACCGTAAGACTTCGACCGCCGATCACTTGGTCTTGACCCCGGAACAGGAGGAAGCTGAATTTCAGAAATGTGTGGCAGAGAACGAAGCCTGGAATGCTAAAATCGCACAAGAACGGGAAGCGCGTCTTCAGAAGGAAGCGGCGGAGAGGGAGGCGTATGTTGCGAGAAAACTCGAGGAGGCTAGGATCAAGCAGGAGGAAGAGCGGGAAAGGATTGAGGAAATTGTTCGTTTAGAGAAG GAACGGTCCAGGTCGTATATaacgaaggaaaacttggatgCCGCGATAGACCACGCACTGGCGAATCCGGTGGACCACAACTTTGCTATAGACCTCCAGGGGAACATTTACAGAGGGCGAGATGCTGGTCCGTCGAAACCTGGGGAGAAGTCTGCTGAGCAGGCTGCACTGACTAGCGGTTCATAG